One genomic segment of Pristiophorus japonicus isolate sPriJap1 chromosome 8, sPriJap1.hap1, whole genome shotgun sequence includes these proteins:
- the clcc1 gene encoding chloride channel CLIC-like protein 1 isoform X3: MFMPWLIFEVLLVVNGLQGDDDEWIDPTDMLTYDAAAVRMRRPEQTRDEQDDTETLTTEDYAEDNRGKDFSPDCSSCEKQLDSFKKQFEELRKKQSVESTESSCNPVFKRYLNKLLLETRKLGLPDDNNDVRYDAEIFITKQDVIEINKLLSGKAWKPGALDDALSKLLINFKYHDHEAWKWRFEDTFGVEPLTLFLSLANLTCVVTIIGIVWTVASPFTRPYRFFLFCFLISFVWNWMFLYKTAFAKRQAEFANLQIDKSTCTGIQVTNWKGSLFEWFRRTWTLEEDPCETYYKLIVVDPIWEVPPSKALMLTVTTFFTEPLKHIGQPISQFLRDLLKDLPWMLQFPMTLTVALAVIVFFYSCGHAVVQYGLCRSLPDVGPRAPIAHHNMPYGIQGPVYNTFIQRGGQVDYQAGGDAGYVPHIRRDANHDQPDAAITGPNRPRDVNQQGVEDLMNWERAGMPDDGRGDNQLRRRRVPDQQNYHCAGYSPPELGPINGVFAPTALKTPEETVPYAAQNVTEGDVAHQAGRIVEQCEGGDLQNKAAAGLPDSKSETQLHNGRRAGKEDMQNNGQVLKKLGTTDQPLSWLPSGKNATETEVTDKKPVQERKFENEASFIENVGVQAFNIQEHEDFC; the protein is encoded by the exons ATGTTCATGCCTTGGTTGATATTTGAAGTACTGCTGGTAGTGAATGGGTTACAAGGTGacgatgatgagtggattgatccgACAGATATGCTGACCTACGATGCTGCAGCAGTTAGAATGAGAAGGCCAGAGCAG ACCAGAGATGAGCAGGACGATACTGAAACTCTGACTACTGAGGACTATGCAGAAGATAATCGGGGTAAAGATTTCAGTCCCGATTGTTCCAGTTGTGAGAAACAGCTTGATAGTTTTAAAAAACAG TTTGAAGAACTTAGAAAGAAACAGTCAGTTGAGTCAACAGAAAGCAGTTGCAATCCTGTTTTTAAGAGATACctgaataaactgctgctggagaCTCGAAAATTAGGTTTG ccTGATGATAACAATGACGTTCGTTATGATGCAGAGATTTTCATTACAAAACAGGATGTGATTGAAATTAATAAGTTGCTCAGTGGTAAGGCATGGAAGCCTGGTGCTTTGGATGATGCACTTAGTAAACTTCTAATTAATTTTAAGTATCATGATCACGAAGCTTGGAAATGGAGGTTTGAGGACACATTTGGTGTGGAGCCCTTAACACTATTTCTG TCGTTGGCCAACCTGACTTGTGTTGTTACAATTATTGGGATTGTATGGACTGTTGCCTCACCATTTACACGGCCCTATCGCTTCTTCTTGTTCTGCTTTCTGATTAGTTTTGTTTGGAACTGGATGTTTTTGTACAAG ACAGCTTTTGCTAAGCGACAGGCTGAATTTGCCAATTTACAAATTGATAAATCTACGTGTACAGGGATACAAGTCACAAACTGGAAGGGCAGTCTGTTTG AGTGGTTCAGGCGAACATGGACTTTAGAGGAAGACCCTTGTGAAACATACTATAAACTTATCGTGGTGGATCCAATTTGGGAGGTTCCTCCAAGCAAG GCTCTTATGCTTACTGTAACAACATTTTTCACTGAACCATTGAAACATATTGGGCAACCCATCAGTCAATTTTTGCGAGATCTCCTTAAAGACCTACCATGGATGTTGCAGTTTCCTATGACCCTGACAGTAGCATTGGCTGTTATT GTGTTTTTCTATTCCTGTGGTCACGCAGTTGTTCAATATGGTTTGTGTAGATCACTTCCAGATGTTGGTCCTCGAGCTCCAATTGCACACCATAATATGCCATATGGTATACAAGGCCCTGTTTATAATACTTTTATCCAAAGGGGAGGACAAGTGGATTACCAAGCTGGGGGAGATGCTGGCTATGTTCCTCACATCAGAAGAGATGCCAACCATGACCAGCCCGATGCTGCAATTACAGGTCCCAATAGGCCAAGAGATGTAAATCAGCAGGGTGTGGAAGATCTGATGAACTGGGAAAGAGCTGGGATGCCTGATGACGGGAGAGGTGACAACCAGCTACGCAGAAGAAGAGTACCAGACCAACAAAACTATCATTGTGCAGGGTATTCCCCTCCAGAGCTGGGGCCAATTAATGGGGTCTTTGCACCTACCGCACTAAAGacaccagaggaaactgtaccataTGCTGCACAAAATGTCACGGAAGGTGATGTTGCTCACCAAGCTGGAAGGATTGTTGAACAGTGTGAAGGTGGGGATTTGCAAAATAAAGCCGCAGCTGGTTTGCCTGATAGTAAATCAGAAACTCAATTACACAACGGGAGAAGAGCAGGCAAGGAGGATATGCAGAATAATGGACAAGTGCTTAAGAAACTTGGGACAACTGACCAGCCCCTTTCATGGCTTCCATCAGGAAAGAATGCCACAGAGACTGAAGTTACGGACAAAAAGCCTGTACAGGAAAGGAAATTTGAAAATGAGGCGTCCTTCATAGAAAATGTGGGAGTGCAA GCTTTCAATATCCAAGAACATGAAGACTTCTGTTGA
- the clcc1 gene encoding chloride channel CLIC-like protein 1 isoform X1 — protein sequence MFMPWLIFEVLLVVNGLQGDDDEWIDPTDMLTYDAAAVRMRRPEQTRDEQDDTETLTTEDYAEDNRGKDFSPDCSSCEKQLDSFKKQFEELRKKQSVESTESSCNPVFKRYLNKLLLETRKLGLPDDNNDVRYDAEIFITKQDVIEINKLLSGKAWKPGALDDALSKLLINFKYHDHEAWKWRFEDTFGVEPLTLFLSLANLTCVVTIIGIVWTVASPFTRPYRFFLFCFLISFVWNWMFLYKTAFAKRQAEFANLQIDKSTCTGIQVTNWKGSLFEWFRRTWTLEEDPCETYYKLIVVDPIWEVPPSKALMLTVTTFFTEPLKHIGQPISQFLRDLLKDLPWMLQFPMTLTVALAVIVFFYSCGHAVVQYGLCRSLPDVGPRAPIAHHNMPYGIQGPVYNTFIQRGGQVDYQAGGDAGYVPHIRRDANHDQPDAAITGPNRPRDVNQQGVEDLMNWERAGMPDDGRGDNQLRRRRVPDQQNYHCAGYSPPELGPINGVFAPTALKTPEETVPYAAQNVTEGDVAHQAGRIVEQCEGGDLQNKAAAGLPDSKSETQLHNGRRAGKEDMQNNGQVLKKLGTTDQPLSWLPSGKNATETEVTDKKPVQERKFENEASFIENVGVQVTAALYTWRNDFIKFPMTAQAIHDRAVGFSRIAGFPKVQGCIDCTHIALRATLKNAELFRNRKGFHSINVQLM from the exons ATGTTCATGCCTTGGTTGATATTTGAAGTACTGCTGGTAGTGAATGGGTTACAAGGTGacgatgatgagtggattgatccgACAGATATGCTGACCTACGATGCTGCAGCAGTTAGAATGAGAAGGCCAGAGCAG ACCAGAGATGAGCAGGACGATACTGAAACTCTGACTACTGAGGACTATGCAGAAGATAATCGGGGTAAAGATTTCAGTCCCGATTGTTCCAGTTGTGAGAAACAGCTTGATAGTTTTAAAAAACAG TTTGAAGAACTTAGAAAGAAACAGTCAGTTGAGTCAACAGAAAGCAGTTGCAATCCTGTTTTTAAGAGATACctgaataaactgctgctggagaCTCGAAAATTAGGTTTG ccTGATGATAACAATGACGTTCGTTATGATGCAGAGATTTTCATTACAAAACAGGATGTGATTGAAATTAATAAGTTGCTCAGTGGTAAGGCATGGAAGCCTGGTGCTTTGGATGATGCACTTAGTAAACTTCTAATTAATTTTAAGTATCATGATCACGAAGCTTGGAAATGGAGGTTTGAGGACACATTTGGTGTGGAGCCCTTAACACTATTTCTG TCGTTGGCCAACCTGACTTGTGTTGTTACAATTATTGGGATTGTATGGACTGTTGCCTCACCATTTACACGGCCCTATCGCTTCTTCTTGTTCTGCTTTCTGATTAGTTTTGTTTGGAACTGGATGTTTTTGTACAAG ACAGCTTTTGCTAAGCGACAGGCTGAATTTGCCAATTTACAAATTGATAAATCTACGTGTACAGGGATACAAGTCACAAACTGGAAGGGCAGTCTGTTTG AGTGGTTCAGGCGAACATGGACTTTAGAGGAAGACCCTTGTGAAACATACTATAAACTTATCGTGGTGGATCCAATTTGGGAGGTTCCTCCAAGCAAG GCTCTTATGCTTACTGTAACAACATTTTTCACTGAACCATTGAAACATATTGGGCAACCCATCAGTCAATTTTTGCGAGATCTCCTTAAAGACCTACCATGGATGTTGCAGTTTCCTATGACCCTGACAGTAGCATTGGCTGTTATT GTGTTTTTCTATTCCTGTGGTCACGCAGTTGTTCAATATGGTTTGTGTAGATCACTTCCAGATGTTGGTCCTCGAGCTCCAATTGCACACCATAATATGCCATATGGTATACAAGGCCCTGTTTATAATACTTTTATCCAAAGGGGAGGACAAGTGGATTACCAAGCTGGGGGAGATGCTGGCTATGTTCCTCACATCAGAAGAGATGCCAACCATGACCAGCCCGATGCTGCAATTACAGGTCCCAATAGGCCAAGAGATGTAAATCAGCAGGGTGTGGAAGATCTGATGAACTGGGAAAGAGCTGGGATGCCTGATGACGGGAGAGGTGACAACCAGCTACGCAGAAGAAGAGTACCAGACCAACAAAACTATCATTGTGCAGGGTATTCCCCTCCAGAGCTGGGGCCAATTAATGGGGTCTTTGCACCTACCGCACTAAAGacaccagaggaaactgtaccataTGCTGCACAAAATGTCACGGAAGGTGATGTTGCTCACCAAGCTGGAAGGATTGTTGAACAGTGTGAAGGTGGGGATTTGCAAAATAAAGCCGCAGCTGGTTTGCCTGATAGTAAATCAGAAACTCAATTACACAACGGGAGAAGAGCAGGCAAGGAGGATATGCAGAATAATGGACAAGTGCTTAAGAAACTTGGGACAACTGACCAGCCCCTTTCATGGCTTCCATCAGGAAAGAATGCCACAGAGACTGAAGTTACGGACAAAAAGCCTGTACAGGAAAGGAAATTTGAAAATGAGGCGTCCTTCATAGAAAATGTGGGAGTGCAA gtcacagctgcactgtatacatggaggaatgacttcatcaagttcccaatgactgcccaagcaatccatgacagggctgtggggttctcaaggattgctggcttcccaaaggtacagggctgcattgattgtacccacattgccttgcgagcaactTTGAAGaatgccgagctgttcaggaatagaaaaggcttccactccattaatgtgcagctcatgtga
- the clcc1 gene encoding chloride channel CLIC-like protein 1 isoform X2, whose translation MAFWNKVISDIHSKTRDEQDDTETLTTEDYAEDNRGKDFSPDCSSCEKQLDSFKKQFEELRKKQSVESTESSCNPVFKRYLNKLLLETRKLGLPDDNNDVRYDAEIFITKQDVIEINKLLSGKAWKPGALDDALSKLLINFKYHDHEAWKWRFEDTFGVEPLTLFLSLANLTCVVTIIGIVWTVASPFTRPYRFFLFCFLISFVWNWMFLYKTAFAKRQAEFANLQIDKSTCTGIQVTNWKGSLFEWFRRTWTLEEDPCETYYKLIVVDPIWEVPPSKALMLTVTTFFTEPLKHIGQPISQFLRDLLKDLPWMLQFPMTLTVALAVIVFFYSCGHAVVQYGLCRSLPDVGPRAPIAHHNMPYGIQGPVYNTFIQRGGQVDYQAGGDAGYVPHIRRDANHDQPDAAITGPNRPRDVNQQGVEDLMNWERAGMPDDGRGDNQLRRRRVPDQQNYHCAGYSPPELGPINGVFAPTALKTPEETVPYAAQNVTEGDVAHQAGRIVEQCEGGDLQNKAAAGLPDSKSETQLHNGRRAGKEDMQNNGQVLKKLGTTDQPLSWLPSGKNATETEVTDKKPVQERKFENEASFIENVGVQVTAALYTWRNDFIKFPMTAQAIHDRAVGFSRIAGFPKVQGCIDCTHIALRATLKNAELFRNRKGFHSINVQLM comes from the exons atggctttCTGGAACAAAGTTATCAGCGACATACACAGCAAG ACCAGAGATGAGCAGGACGATACTGAAACTCTGACTACTGAGGACTATGCAGAAGATAATCGGGGTAAAGATTTCAGTCCCGATTGTTCCAGTTGTGAGAAACAGCTTGATAGTTTTAAAAAACAG TTTGAAGAACTTAGAAAGAAACAGTCAGTTGAGTCAACAGAAAGCAGTTGCAATCCTGTTTTTAAGAGATACctgaataaactgctgctggagaCTCGAAAATTAGGTTTG ccTGATGATAACAATGACGTTCGTTATGATGCAGAGATTTTCATTACAAAACAGGATGTGATTGAAATTAATAAGTTGCTCAGTGGTAAGGCATGGAAGCCTGGTGCTTTGGATGATGCACTTAGTAAACTTCTAATTAATTTTAAGTATCATGATCACGAAGCTTGGAAATGGAGGTTTGAGGACACATTTGGTGTGGAGCCCTTAACACTATTTCTG TCGTTGGCCAACCTGACTTGTGTTGTTACAATTATTGGGATTGTATGGACTGTTGCCTCACCATTTACACGGCCCTATCGCTTCTTCTTGTTCTGCTTTCTGATTAGTTTTGTTTGGAACTGGATGTTTTTGTACAAG ACAGCTTTTGCTAAGCGACAGGCTGAATTTGCCAATTTACAAATTGATAAATCTACGTGTACAGGGATACAAGTCACAAACTGGAAGGGCAGTCTGTTTG AGTGGTTCAGGCGAACATGGACTTTAGAGGAAGACCCTTGTGAAACATACTATAAACTTATCGTGGTGGATCCAATTTGGGAGGTTCCTCCAAGCAAG GCTCTTATGCTTACTGTAACAACATTTTTCACTGAACCATTGAAACATATTGGGCAACCCATCAGTCAATTTTTGCGAGATCTCCTTAAAGACCTACCATGGATGTTGCAGTTTCCTATGACCCTGACAGTAGCATTGGCTGTTATT GTGTTTTTCTATTCCTGTGGTCACGCAGTTGTTCAATATGGTTTGTGTAGATCACTTCCAGATGTTGGTCCTCGAGCTCCAATTGCACACCATAATATGCCATATGGTATACAAGGCCCTGTTTATAATACTTTTATCCAAAGGGGAGGACAAGTGGATTACCAAGCTGGGGGAGATGCTGGCTATGTTCCTCACATCAGAAGAGATGCCAACCATGACCAGCCCGATGCTGCAATTACAGGTCCCAATAGGCCAAGAGATGTAAATCAGCAGGGTGTGGAAGATCTGATGAACTGGGAAAGAGCTGGGATGCCTGATGACGGGAGAGGTGACAACCAGCTACGCAGAAGAAGAGTACCAGACCAACAAAACTATCATTGTGCAGGGTATTCCCCTCCAGAGCTGGGGCCAATTAATGGGGTCTTTGCACCTACCGCACTAAAGacaccagaggaaactgtaccataTGCTGCACAAAATGTCACGGAAGGTGATGTTGCTCACCAAGCTGGAAGGATTGTTGAACAGTGTGAAGGTGGGGATTTGCAAAATAAAGCCGCAGCTGGTTTGCCTGATAGTAAATCAGAAACTCAATTACACAACGGGAGAAGAGCAGGCAAGGAGGATATGCAGAATAATGGACAAGTGCTTAAGAAACTTGGGACAACTGACCAGCCCCTTTCATGGCTTCCATCAGGAAAGAATGCCACAGAGACTGAAGTTACGGACAAAAAGCCTGTACAGGAAAGGAAATTTGAAAATGAGGCGTCCTTCATAGAAAATGTGGGAGTGCAA gtcacagctgcactgtatacatggaggaatgacttcatcaagttcccaatgactgcccaagcaatccatgacagggctgtggggttctcaaggattgctggcttcccaaaggtacagggctgcattgattgtacccacattgccttgcgagcaactTTGAAGaatgccgagctgttcaggaatagaaaaggcttccactccattaatgtgcagctcatgtga
- the clcc1 gene encoding chloride channel CLIC-like protein 1 isoform X5 — protein sequence MFMPWLIFEVLLVVNGLQGDDDEWIDPTDMLTYDAAAVRMRRPEQTRDEQDDTETLTTEDYAEDNRGKDFSPDCSSCEKQLDSFKKQFEELRKKQSVESTESSCNPVFKRYLNKLLLETRKLGLPDDNNDVRYDAEIFITKQDVIEINKLLSGKAWKPGALDDALSKLLINFKYHDHEAWKWRFEDTFGVEPLTLFLSLANLTCVVTIIGIVWTVASPFTRPYRFFLFCFLISFVWNWMFLYKTAFAKRQAEFANLQIDKSTCTGIQVTNWKGSLFEWFRRTWTLEEDPCETYYKLIVVDPIWEVPPSKALMLTVTTFFTEPLKHIGQPISQFLRDLLKDLPWMLQFPMTLTVALAVIVFFYSCGHAVVQYGLCRSLPDVGPRAPIAHHNMPYGIQGPVYNTFIQRGGQVDYQAGGDAGYVPHIRRDANHDQPDAAITGPNRPRDVNQQGVEDLMNWERAGMPDDGRGDNQLRRRRVPDQQNYHCAGYSPPELGPINGVFAPTALKTPEETVPYAAQNVTEGDVAHQAGRIVEQCEGGDLQNKAAAGLPDSKSETQLHNGRRAGKEDMQNNGQVLKKLGTTDQPLSWLPSGKNATETEVTDKKPVQERKFENEASFIENVGVQRSCPWDL from the exons ATGTTCATGCCTTGGTTGATATTTGAAGTACTGCTGGTAGTGAATGGGTTACAAGGTGacgatgatgagtggattgatccgACAGATATGCTGACCTACGATGCTGCAGCAGTTAGAATGAGAAGGCCAGAGCAG ACCAGAGATGAGCAGGACGATACTGAAACTCTGACTACTGAGGACTATGCAGAAGATAATCGGGGTAAAGATTTCAGTCCCGATTGTTCCAGTTGTGAGAAACAGCTTGATAGTTTTAAAAAACAG TTTGAAGAACTTAGAAAGAAACAGTCAGTTGAGTCAACAGAAAGCAGTTGCAATCCTGTTTTTAAGAGATACctgaataaactgctgctggagaCTCGAAAATTAGGTTTG ccTGATGATAACAATGACGTTCGTTATGATGCAGAGATTTTCATTACAAAACAGGATGTGATTGAAATTAATAAGTTGCTCAGTGGTAAGGCATGGAAGCCTGGTGCTTTGGATGATGCACTTAGTAAACTTCTAATTAATTTTAAGTATCATGATCACGAAGCTTGGAAATGGAGGTTTGAGGACACATTTGGTGTGGAGCCCTTAACACTATTTCTG TCGTTGGCCAACCTGACTTGTGTTGTTACAATTATTGGGATTGTATGGACTGTTGCCTCACCATTTACACGGCCCTATCGCTTCTTCTTGTTCTGCTTTCTGATTAGTTTTGTTTGGAACTGGATGTTTTTGTACAAG ACAGCTTTTGCTAAGCGACAGGCTGAATTTGCCAATTTACAAATTGATAAATCTACGTGTACAGGGATACAAGTCACAAACTGGAAGGGCAGTCTGTTTG AGTGGTTCAGGCGAACATGGACTTTAGAGGAAGACCCTTGTGAAACATACTATAAACTTATCGTGGTGGATCCAATTTGGGAGGTTCCTCCAAGCAAG GCTCTTATGCTTACTGTAACAACATTTTTCACTGAACCATTGAAACATATTGGGCAACCCATCAGTCAATTTTTGCGAGATCTCCTTAAAGACCTACCATGGATGTTGCAGTTTCCTATGACCCTGACAGTAGCATTGGCTGTTATT GTGTTTTTCTATTCCTGTGGTCACGCAGTTGTTCAATATGGTTTGTGTAGATCACTTCCAGATGTTGGTCCTCGAGCTCCAATTGCACACCATAATATGCCATATGGTATACAAGGCCCTGTTTATAATACTTTTATCCAAAGGGGAGGACAAGTGGATTACCAAGCTGGGGGAGATGCTGGCTATGTTCCTCACATCAGAAGAGATGCCAACCATGACCAGCCCGATGCTGCAATTACAGGTCCCAATAGGCCAAGAGATGTAAATCAGCAGGGTGTGGAAGATCTGATGAACTGGGAAAGAGCTGGGATGCCTGATGACGGGAGAGGTGACAACCAGCTACGCAGAAGAAGAGTACCAGACCAACAAAACTATCATTGTGCAGGGTATTCCCCTCCAGAGCTGGGGCCAATTAATGGGGTCTTTGCACCTACCGCACTAAAGacaccagaggaaactgtaccataTGCTGCACAAAATGTCACGGAAGGTGATGTTGCTCACCAAGCTGGAAGGATTGTTGAACAGTGTGAAGGTGGGGATTTGCAAAATAAAGCCGCAGCTGGTTTGCCTGATAGTAAATCAGAAACTCAATTACACAACGGGAGAAGAGCAGGCAAGGAGGATATGCAGAATAATGGACAAGTGCTTAAGAAACTTGGGACAACTGACCAGCCCCTTTCATGGCTTCCATCAGGAAAGAATGCCACAGAGACTGAAGTTACGGACAAAAAGCCTGTACAGGAAAGGAAATTTGAAAATGAGGCGTCCTTCATAGAAAATGTGGGAGTGCAA agaagttgtccgtgggatctatga
- the clcc1 gene encoding chloride channel CLIC-like protein 1 isoform X4, translating into MFMPWLIFEVLLVVNGLQGDDDEWIDPTDMLTYDAAAVRMRRPEQTRDEQDDTETLTTEDYAEDNRGKDFSPDCSSCEKQLDSFKKQFEELRKKQSVESTESSCNPVFKRYLNKLLLETRKLGLPDDNNDVRYDAEIFITKQDVIEINKLLSGKAWKPGALDDALSKLLINFKYHDHEAWKWRFEDTFGVEPLTLFLSLANLTCVVTIIGIVWTVASPFTRPYRFFLFCFLISFVWNWMFLYKTAFAKRQAEFANLQIDKSTCTGIQVTNWKGSLFEWFRRTWTLEEDPCETYYKLIVVDPIWEVPPSKALMLTVTTFFTEPLKHIGQPISQFLRDLLKDLPWMLQFPMTLTVALAVIVFFYSCGHAVVQYGLCRSLPDVGPRAPIAHHNMPYGIQGPVYNTFIQRGGQVDYQAGGDAGYVPHIRRDANHDQPDAAITGPNRPRDVNQQGVEDLMNWERAGMPDDGRGDNQLRRRRVPDQQNYHCAGYSPPELGPINGVFAPTALKTPEETVPYAAQNVTEGDVAHQAGRIVEQCEGGDLQNKAAAGLPDSKSETQLHNGRRAGKEDMQNNGQVLKKLGTTDQPLSWLPSGKNATETEVTDKKPVQERKFENEASFIENVGVQCSASLCYVGDN; encoded by the exons ATGTTCATGCCTTGGTTGATATTTGAAGTACTGCTGGTAGTGAATGGGTTACAAGGTGacgatgatgagtggattgatccgACAGATATGCTGACCTACGATGCTGCAGCAGTTAGAATGAGAAGGCCAGAGCAG ACCAGAGATGAGCAGGACGATACTGAAACTCTGACTACTGAGGACTATGCAGAAGATAATCGGGGTAAAGATTTCAGTCCCGATTGTTCCAGTTGTGAGAAACAGCTTGATAGTTTTAAAAAACAG TTTGAAGAACTTAGAAAGAAACAGTCAGTTGAGTCAACAGAAAGCAGTTGCAATCCTGTTTTTAAGAGATACctgaataaactgctgctggagaCTCGAAAATTAGGTTTG ccTGATGATAACAATGACGTTCGTTATGATGCAGAGATTTTCATTACAAAACAGGATGTGATTGAAATTAATAAGTTGCTCAGTGGTAAGGCATGGAAGCCTGGTGCTTTGGATGATGCACTTAGTAAACTTCTAATTAATTTTAAGTATCATGATCACGAAGCTTGGAAATGGAGGTTTGAGGACACATTTGGTGTGGAGCCCTTAACACTATTTCTG TCGTTGGCCAACCTGACTTGTGTTGTTACAATTATTGGGATTGTATGGACTGTTGCCTCACCATTTACACGGCCCTATCGCTTCTTCTTGTTCTGCTTTCTGATTAGTTTTGTTTGGAACTGGATGTTTTTGTACAAG ACAGCTTTTGCTAAGCGACAGGCTGAATTTGCCAATTTACAAATTGATAAATCTACGTGTACAGGGATACAAGTCACAAACTGGAAGGGCAGTCTGTTTG AGTGGTTCAGGCGAACATGGACTTTAGAGGAAGACCCTTGTGAAACATACTATAAACTTATCGTGGTGGATCCAATTTGGGAGGTTCCTCCAAGCAAG GCTCTTATGCTTACTGTAACAACATTTTTCACTGAACCATTGAAACATATTGGGCAACCCATCAGTCAATTTTTGCGAGATCTCCTTAAAGACCTACCATGGATGTTGCAGTTTCCTATGACCCTGACAGTAGCATTGGCTGTTATT GTGTTTTTCTATTCCTGTGGTCACGCAGTTGTTCAATATGGTTTGTGTAGATCACTTCCAGATGTTGGTCCTCGAGCTCCAATTGCACACCATAATATGCCATATGGTATACAAGGCCCTGTTTATAATACTTTTATCCAAAGGGGAGGACAAGTGGATTACCAAGCTGGGGGAGATGCTGGCTATGTTCCTCACATCAGAAGAGATGCCAACCATGACCAGCCCGATGCTGCAATTACAGGTCCCAATAGGCCAAGAGATGTAAATCAGCAGGGTGTGGAAGATCTGATGAACTGGGAAAGAGCTGGGATGCCTGATGACGGGAGAGGTGACAACCAGCTACGCAGAAGAAGAGTACCAGACCAACAAAACTATCATTGTGCAGGGTATTCCCCTCCAGAGCTGGGGCCAATTAATGGGGTCTTTGCACCTACCGCACTAAAGacaccagaggaaactgtaccataTGCTGCACAAAATGTCACGGAAGGTGATGTTGCTCACCAAGCTGGAAGGATTGTTGAACAGTGTGAAGGTGGGGATTTGCAAAATAAAGCCGCAGCTGGTTTGCCTGATAGTAAATCAGAAACTCAATTACACAACGGGAGAAGAGCAGGCAAGGAGGATATGCAGAATAATGGACAAGTGCTTAAGAAACTTGGGACAACTGACCAGCCCCTTTCATGGCTTCCATCAGGAAAGAATGCCACAGAGACTGAAGTTACGGACAAAAAGCCTGTACAGGAAAGGAAATTTGAAAATGAGGCGTCCTTCATAGAAAATGTGGGAGTGCAA tgttctgcatcattgtgctacgtaggagataattga